In Fibrobacter sp. UWB16, a single genomic region encodes these proteins:
- a CDS encoding AAA family ATPase: MKIEINGLYGRRNYSLELNDDVSIIMAENGSGKTTTLKFIESIFTGRLENLVDIPFDNIRIIDGRKRTEISRKEIVNPYYLLLSQLKKRDLQKYERVKKEIPSDNFLNLRSDEIFHYLRRLSFDYDVASSHYYRFLDGPTYNKKQLISVLDKANKLKRDNVIFFPTYRRVEQDLSVKLDKYEKEIHIAFGMKDVKEKFDRIERDLSTEALNLASSINKKLIVDAMSDKKPPKKFFESIGDLEDDIDLMLDRTQITTEKNKLIKLIYSKNFYESNAALAQIIYHLTEGFLELKKKDNKIKKFVEVVNKYLRRNKFVYDDRTVKIKCIDLESKDAIDLDYLSSGEKQIVGIFSFLYLSESSDYTIIIDEPEISLSTEWQEQLITDIMNSTSVKCLICATHSPYIIENEYINNVIPLESMRGC, encoded by the coding sequence ATGAAAATAGAAATAAATGGGTTGTATGGTCGAAGGAATTATTCATTGGAATTAAATGATGATGTTTCTATTATTATGGCGGAAAATGGAAGTGGTAAAACTACGACCTTAAAATTTATTGAATCTATATTTACTGGACGTTTGGAAAATCTAGTTGATATTCCTTTTGACAATATTCGGATTATTGATGGGCGTAAAAGAACGGAAATTTCAAGAAAAGAAATAGTAAATCCTTATTATCTTCTATTGAGCCAGCTGAAAAAGAGAGATTTGCAAAAATATGAACGGGTGAAAAAAGAAATACCATCAGATAATTTTTTGAATTTAAGGAGTGATGAAATTTTTCATTATCTAAGAAGGCTTTCTTTTGATTATGATGTTGCGTCATCCCATTATTATCGCTTCCTGGATGGACCTACTTATAATAAAAAGCAACTTATAAGTGTATTGGATAAAGCTAATAAATTGAAAAGAGATAATGTTATTTTCTTTCCAACTTACCGTCGAGTAGAACAAGATTTAAGTGTAAAGTTAGATAAATATGAAAAAGAAATTCATATAGCCTTTGGTATGAAAGATGTAAAAGAAAAATTTGATAGAATTGAACGAGATTTATCTACAGAAGCATTGAATTTAGCGTCATCTATAAATAAAAAATTAATTGTAGATGCGATGAGTGATAAAAAACCTCCAAAAAAATTTTTTGAGTCAATAGGCGATTTAGAAGATGATATTGATTTAATGTTGGATAGAACTCAAATAACAACAGAAAAAAATAAATTAATTAAATTAATCTATTCAAAAAATTTTTATGAATCAAATGCTGCTTTGGCTCAAATAATTTATCATTTAACTGAGGGATTTTTGGAGTTAAAGAAGAAAGATAATAAAATAAAAAAATTCGTTGAAGTTGTTAATAAGTATTTGCGTAGAAATAAGTTTGTTTATGATGATAGAACTGTGAAGATTAAATGCATTGATTTGGAAAGTAAGGATGCGATTGATTTAGATTATTTGAGTTCAGGTGAAAAGCAAATAGTTGGGATCTTTTCTTTCTTATATTTATCGGAGTCTAGTGATTATACAATCATTATTGATGAACCTGAGATTTCGTTGTCTACAGAATGGCAGGAACAATTGATAACTGATATTATGAACTCCACATCTGTAAAATGTTTGATTTGCGCTACACATTCTCCTTATATTATTGAAAATGAATATATAAATAATGTTATTCCACTTGAATCTATGAGGGGTTGTTAA
- a CDS encoding tetratricopeptide repeat protein, with amino-acid sequence MKKSIALILALAVTLFAAPNATSKASPKTSKAEAVKNLVDQGVQFHEQGQYDEALAKYKEAEKKDPKSALVKYEMAFTYHAKRDLDKSLHYAKAAIKLKTEGIEENLYSLLGTVYDDKGMPDSALAVYREAFAKVPNSFNIPYNATITYMRMNNADSAYAWVKRSINNSRTHEGSYYYMGFLASQLGKWPQFYGYTMYSTFITKKGEIIRDNLSRLYGKTKYLVLKKDNAVEMNTPNIKQTDSDSTVNNEFLLAIQTMLATDSIGARKLYDKDSNATQQTEFLIHVLEKIIKLVAFTDEINDPIQRFYQGLIRERLVDAFIYSICEPIDRPTFAQWLIKNRTEQARLFQWFNKEWLML; translated from the coding sequence ATGAAAAAATCTATCGCTCTCATTTTAGCTCTAGCCGTCACGCTTTTTGCTGCACCAAATGCAACCTCTAAGGCATCGCCCAAGACTTCCAAAGCCGAAGCCGTAAAAAATCTCGTCGATCAAGGCGTGCAATTTCACGAACAAGGTCAGTACGACGAAGCTCTCGCCAAATATAAGGAAGCCGAGAAAAAAGATCCGAAGAGCGCCCTCGTCAAATACGAAATGGCCTTTACTTACCATGCCAAGCGCGATTTAGACAAGTCGCTCCATTACGCCAAAGCCGCCATAAAGCTGAAAACCGAAGGCATCGAAGAAAATCTCTACAGCCTGCTCGGAACAGTTTACGACGACAAAGGTATGCCAGATTCTGCGCTCGCCGTCTATCGCGAAGCTTTTGCCAAGGTGCCAAACTCGTTCAACATTCCATACAATGCGACCATCACGTACATGCGCATGAACAACGCTGACAGCGCCTACGCCTGGGTCAAACGGAGCATCAACAATTCCCGCACGCATGAAGGCAGCTATTACTACATGGGATTCCTTGCAAGCCAACTAGGAAAATGGCCACAATTCTACGGTTACACCATGTACTCGACATTCATTACTAAAAAAGGCGAAATCATCCGCGACAATCTTTCAAGGCTTTATGGCAAGACCAAATACCTTGTCTTGAAAAAGGACAATGCCGTCGAAATGAACACGCCGAACATCAAGCAAACCGATAGCGATTCCACCGTCAACAACGAATTTTTACTTGCAATCCAGACCATGCTCGCCACAGATTCTATCGGTGCACGCAAACTCTACGACAAGGATTCAAATGCAACGCAGCAAACGGAATTCCTGATTCACGTTCTCGAGAAAATTATCAAACTTGTCGCCTTCACCGACGAAATCAATGACCCGATTCAAAGATTTTATCAGGGCCTCATCCGCGAAAGACTCGTAGACGCATTCATTTATTCCATTTGTGAACCCATCGACCGCCCGACATTTGCGCAGTGGCTGATCAAGAACCGCACCGAACAGGCGCGACTTTTCCAATGGTTCAATAAAGAGTGGCTGATGCTGTAA
- a CDS encoding histidine-type phosphatase, with the protein MKKMDFAKGIFVLATGFFLAAPVNAQVSDEELAKHPEFTSSGYLVYPEPANIKYTKAPAGYKPFYISHYGRHGSRYHHSGEEYTYLFETLAKADSAQKLTELGKQALAYTKVLVDEAAPRKGDLTQVGVKQHEGIANRMSKNFGDVFKDWNIGGKKITPYVRSYASTSGRCIVSMAAFIGELRSLNPKIHSELISGKSYMKFISAFDWGKLDYSKVKTYTDESDKLWKNVNPQQFLEKLFNDYKYVANNVDTNGFYNHFFEIATSLQGMDKPLLDEIAQAAKVPADTFVNLFTTEEKIARWKAQNAWWYSLEGTSPLINRPDGLNFAKPTLQNILEEADEAIALDTSINARATQAPIAATLRFGHDATLLPLSALMQLPVANAKVSDLSKLHEQWNDFRIIPMAANLQMVFYKSKNKPILVKILYNEIEQTLPIECKAADKTQCPAAPYYRWDDVRNFYSALLKN; encoded by the coding sequence ATGAAAAAAATGGATTTTGCCAAGGGCATTTTTGTACTCGCGACGGGATTTTTCCTTGCTGCACCCGTGAACGCGCAAGTTAGCGATGAAGAACTCGCCAAGCATCCTGAATTCACTTCTAGTGGCTATTTAGTGTACCCGGAACCTGCAAATATTAAATATACGAAGGCTCCCGCCGGCTACAAGCCGTTCTATATCAGCCATTACGGGCGTCACGGCAGCCGCTACCACCACAGTGGCGAAGAGTACACCTACCTCTTTGAAACTCTCGCCAAGGCAGATTCCGCCCAAAAGCTCACCGAGCTCGGCAAACAGGCACTCGCCTACACGAAAGTCCTCGTAGACGAGGCGGCCCCCCGCAAAGGAGACCTCACGCAAGTGGGCGTCAAGCAGCACGAAGGGATTGCAAACCGCATGTCCAAGAATTTTGGGGACGTTTTCAAGGACTGGAATATCGGCGGGAAAAAGATCACGCCGTACGTCAGGTCATATGCGAGCACGAGCGGCCGCTGCATCGTAAGCATGGCCGCCTTCATCGGGGAACTCCGTTCGCTGAACCCGAAAATCCATTCCGAACTCATCTCCGGCAAAAGCTACATGAAGTTCATCAGCGCCTTTGACTGGGGCAAGCTCGACTATTCCAAAGTCAAGACGTACACAGACGAAAGCGACAAGCTCTGGAAAAACGTCAATCCGCAACAGTTCCTAGAAAAGCTGTTCAATGACTACAAATACGTTGCAAATAACGTAGACACCAACGGGTTCTACAATCACTTCTTTGAAATTGCAACATCGCTCCAAGGGATGGATAAACCGCTCCTCGACGAAATCGCCCAAGCCGCCAAAGTGCCCGCGGACACCTTTGTAAACTTGTTCACAACTGAAGAAAAAATTGCACGCTGGAAAGCGCAAAACGCCTGGTGGTACAGTCTCGAAGGTACAAGCCCGCTCATCAACCGCCCCGATGGCCTCAACTTCGCCAAGCCTACGCTCCAGAACATTTTGGAAGAAGCCGACGAAGCGATTGCATTGGACACATCGATAAATGCGCGCGCCACCCAAGCGCCGATTGCCGCCACGCTCCGCTTTGGCCACGACGCCACACTCCTCCCGCTTTCCGCACTCATGCAGTTGCCCGTTGCAAACGCCAAGGTTTCGGACCTCTCCAAGTTGCATGAACAGTGGAACGACTTTAGAATCATCCCAATGGCAGCAAACCTGCAGATGGTATTTTACAAATCAAAAAACAAGCCCATCCTCGTCAAAATTTTGTACAATGAAATTGAACAGACGTTACCCATCGAATGCAAGGCCGCGGACAAAACACAATGCCCCGCCGCCCCGTACTACCGCTGGGATGACGTCCGTAACTTCTATAGCGCCCTTCTCAAGAACTAA
- a CDS encoding DUF4435 domain-containing protein, translating into MSIDYVDKKKRETEKKISDIISDITKAVSKEKDWPICLYEGPDDNIFYSHFFSESKKECHHSIVCARKSNVYKVVNQIKNNKSLKKYRTISFVDHDFDDIILENDVPMYTTPCYAIENFYCSGEAFERFVKSELNIQNCIDPEKLDYLKKHFYNSFLNNIGKIAILNSWAFFQRKKGNNYRKVCFDDVNIKDFLKAKDSWKYLSEKFPEAMMPSNKEKEDLASCYIHEKPFFYYRGKWVFLLYKQQIDSIIENAKELLKSGKIKSKPNIPCATISSLVNYVPLDNQLEVFLKANGLA; encoded by the coding sequence ATGTCCATAGATTATGTAGATAAAAAAAAGAGAGAAACAGAGAAAAAAATATCAGATATAATTTCCGATATAACGAAAGCCGTTTCAAAGGAAAAGGATTGGCCAATTTGTTTATATGAAGGCCCTGATGACAATATTTTTTATAGCCATTTTTTTAGCGAAAGTAAAAAAGAATGCCATCATTCCATAGTTTGTGCACGAAAATCTAATGTATATAAAGTTGTTAATCAAATAAAAAATAATAAATCATTAAAAAAATACAGAACTATTTCTTTTGTTGATCATGATTTTGATGATATAATTTTAGAAAATGATGTTCCAATGTATACAACTCCTTGTTATGCAATAGAAAATTTTTATTGTTCGGGAGAAGCATTTGAGCGTTTTGTAAAGTCTGAATTAAATATTCAAAATTGTATAGACCCTGAAAAATTAGATTATTTAAAAAAACATTTTTATAATTCTTTTCTAAATAATATAGGTAAAATTGCAATTTTGAATTCGTGGGCTTTTTTTCAGCGGAAAAAAGGAAATAATTATAGAAAAGTTTGTTTTGATGATGTTAACATAAAGGATTTTTTGAAAGCAAAAGATTCGTGGAAATATTTATCAGAAAAATTTCCTGAAGCGATGATGCCTAGTAATAAAGAAAAAGAAGATTTAGCATCATGCTATATACATGAAAAACCATTTTTTTATTATAGGGGAAAGTGGGTATTTTTGCTTTATAAACAACAAATAGATTCAATTATTGAGAATGCAAAGGAACTTTTAAAAAGTGGAAAGATAAAATCAAAACCTAATATTCCATGTGCCACTATATCTTCTTTAGTAAATTATGTTCCTTTGGATAATCAACTAGAAGTTTTTTTGAAGGCAAATGGACTTGCGTAA
- a CDS encoding LemA family protein: MKKALIAVIVVVVILLIIVGKGIGTYNNIIALEEGVKAQWAQVENTYQRRFDLIPNLVSTVQGEANFEKSTLTEVMDMRSRMGGTVKLDESLMNDEAALKRFQEMQGTLGGALQRLMAVSENYPDLKSNKSFQELRVQLEGAENRIAVERKRYNETVQAYNTTIRQFPTNLVAGFAGASPKALFSADAGASTAPKVQFDVK, from the coding sequence ATGAAAAAAGCTTTAATCGCCGTTATAGTTGTCGTCGTCATCCTGCTCATCATCGTAGGGAAGGGCATCGGCACCTACAATAACATCATCGCTCTCGAAGAAGGCGTAAAGGCGCAGTGGGCACAAGTCGAAAACACCTACCAGCGCCGCTTTGACCTCATCCCGAATCTCGTCAGCACCGTGCAAGGCGAAGCCAACTTCGAAAAGAGCACCCTCACCGAAGTTATGGACATGCGCAGCCGCATGGGCGGAACCGTCAAACTCGACGAAAGCCTCATGAACGACGAAGCTGCCCTCAAGCGATTCCAGGAAATGCAAGGCACCCTCGGTGGCGCCCTCCAGCGCTTAATGGCCGTCTCCGAAAACTACCCGGATCTCAAAAGCAACAAGAGCTTCCAGGAACTCCGTGTGCAACTCGAAGGCGCCGAAAATCGCATCGCCGTCGAACGCAAGCGCTACAACGAAACCGTTCAGGCGTACAACACCACCATTCGCCAGTTCCCCACAAACCTCGTCGCCGGATTCGCAGGTGCCTCCCCGAAAGCCCTCTTCTCCGCTGACGCAGGCGCAAGTACAGCACCAAAAGTGCAGTTTGATGTGAAGTAA
- the secA gene encoding preprotein translocase subunit SecA, protein MSIVDTVLHKIFGTPHERKVKQLRPVIAKIHEACKALATLDDAELAAKSAEFREKLNNGATLDDIKVDAFAVCREACDRRLGIFNIFKPEFGFDFSRLGPELQEAVNKAKAELESGKNEWEVYLPAALYAKVRELYPESVKPFRMLPFDVQMIGGLVLHEGAIAEMATGEGKTLAAALPVYLNGLSGHGVHVVTVNDYLAGRDAKQMGLVYKFLGLTVGLIVNGLDAEQRRQSYNSDVTYGTNNEFGFDYLRDNMAVEPNQLVQRELNFCIVDEVDSILIDEARTPLIISGPAEDATEKYAKANEIAKQLVRNKDFSVDEKDKNIQFTEKGVLHIQDLMHITNLYGEHADWVHFLDNALRAWYLFEKDVDYIVRDGEIIIVDENTGRLMEGRRYSNGIHQAIEAKENVQIRRENQTLATITFQNYFRMYKKLSGMTGTAETEATEFIKIYNMNTWVIPTNKPCIRKDLQDLVYKSEDAKWRAIVAEIKERHAKGQPLLVGTASIEKSEILHGMLEKEGIPHEVLNAKNHGREAEIIQYAGHKDKVTIATNMAGRGTDIALGPGVTELGGLHVLGTERHESRRIDNQLRGRSGRQGDPGSSQYFLSLDDNLMRIFGGDNVKNLMNRFGVGEDEVITHPIVSRSIRGAQRRVESQSFDIRKHLLDYDNVMNEQRKVIYGLRRRILNGEDIRDEIMNRIEDACDIKVSNYIPAKSYAEQWNLEGLHEDLQRTLGMEYSLTLEDAVSKTPEQVLDEIIDLCKVRYDKLTKIIPDADFRNIERRFLLMTIDQVWKEHLYAMDQLKDAIRFHGYAQKDPLMVYKNDGFKMFESCMEKIATLTALRILNIRITLPNGVTVSPDQLQLKSQEQIDAERKAAEEAAAAAGNAGDANAESHPEQSEGSSEGSSEQLSAEGAKAAGLAGQAASSETNALSEDQQAQPMPQSALPGTRPNRSAAANAALAAAVKRAQQQAGAKLGRNDLCWCGSGLKYKKCHGKDVE, encoded by the coding sequence ATGAGCATTGTAGATACAGTACTCCATAAGATTTTTGGTACACCTCATGAACGTAAGGTGAAACAGCTCCGCCCGGTGATTGCAAAGATTCACGAAGCCTGCAAGGCTCTCGCAACGCTCGATGACGCGGAACTTGCTGCAAAGAGCGCTGAATTCCGCGAAAAACTGAATAATGGAGCTACCCTCGACGATATCAAGGTTGATGCCTTTGCCGTATGCCGCGAAGCTTGCGACCGCCGTCTCGGTATCTTCAACATCTTCAAGCCGGAATTTGGCTTTGACTTTAGCCGCCTCGGCCCGGAACTCCAGGAAGCCGTGAACAAGGCTAAGGCAGAACTCGAAAGCGGAAAGAACGAATGGGAAGTCTACCTCCCGGCTGCCCTCTACGCTAAGGTTCGCGAACTCTATCCGGAATCCGTGAAGCCGTTCCGTATGTTGCCTTTCGACGTGCAGATGATCGGTGGCCTCGTGCTCCACGAAGGTGCCATCGCTGAAATGGCTACCGGTGAAGGTAAGACGCTTGCCGCTGCTCTCCCGGTTTACTTGAACGGTCTTTCTGGCCACGGCGTGCATGTGGTGACGGTGAACGATTACCTCGCTGGTCGTGACGCTAAGCAGATGGGCTTGGTCTATAAGTTCCTCGGCCTTACGGTTGGTCTTATTGTGAATGGCCTCGATGCGGAACAGCGCCGTCAAAGCTACAACTCCGACGTGACTTACGGTACCAACAACGAATTCGGTTTCGACTACCTCCGCGACAACATGGCTGTTGAACCGAACCAGCTCGTGCAGCGTGAACTCAACTTCTGTATCGTTGACGAAGTCGACTCCATCTTGATTGATGAAGCCCGTACGCCGCTCATCATCAGTGGTCCTGCCGAAGACGCTACCGAAAAGTATGCAAAGGCAAACGAAATTGCAAAGCAGCTCGTCCGTAACAAGGACTTCTCTGTCGACGAAAAGGACAAGAACATCCAGTTTACCGAAAAGGGCGTGCTCCACATCCAGGACTTGATGCACATTACGAACCTCTATGGCGAACATGCCGACTGGGTTCACTTCCTCGATAACGCTCTCCGCGCTTGGTACCTCTTCGAAAAGGATGTCGACTATATCGTCCGTGACGGTGAAATTATCATCGTCGACGAAAATACGGGCCGCTTGATGGAAGGCCGCCGCTACTCCAACGGTATCCACCAGGCCATCGAAGCCAAGGAAAACGTGCAGATCCGTCGCGAAAACCAGACGCTTGCAACGATTACGTTCCAGAACTACTTCCGTATGTACAAGAAGCTCTCCGGTATGACCGGTACGGCTGAAACCGAAGCAACGGAATTCATCAAGATTTACAACATGAACACGTGGGTCATTCCGACAAACAAGCCGTGCATCCGTAAGGACTTGCAGGACCTCGTTTATAAGTCCGAAGATGCCAAGTGGCGCGCCATTGTTGCTGAAATCAAGGAACGCCATGCAAAGGGCCAGCCGCTCCTCGTGGGTACGGCTTCCATTGAAAAGTCCGAAATCCTCCACGGCATGCTCGAAAAGGAAGGCATCCCGCACGAAGTCTTGAACGCCAAGAACCATGGCCGCGAAGCTGAAATCATTCAGTACGCTGGTCACAAGGACAAGGTGACGATTGCAACGAACATGGCTGGTCGTGGTACTGACATTGCTCTTGGACCGGGAGTGACTGAACTCGGCGGTTTGCATGTGCTCGGTACGGAACGCCATGAATCTCGCCGTATTGATAACCAGTTGCGCGGTCGTTCCGGTCGTCAGGGTGACCCGGGTTCTAGCCAGTACTTCCTCTCCCTCGACGATAACCTGATGCGTATCTTCGGTGGTGACAACGTCAAGAACCTCATGAACCGTTTTGGCGTGGGCGAAGACGAAGTGATTACCCACCCGATCGTTTCCCGTTCCATCCGTGGTGCACAGCGCCGCGTCGAAAGTCAGAGCTTCGATATCCGTAAGCACTTGCTCGACTACGATAACGTGATGAACGAACAGCGCAAGGTGATTTACGGGCTCCGCCGCCGCATCTTGAACGGTGAAGATATCCGTGACGAAATCATGAACCGCATCGAAGACGCTTGCGATATCAAGGTTTCTAACTACATCCCGGCAAAGAGCTATGCGGAACAGTGGAACCTCGAAGGCTTGCACGAAGACTTGCAGCGCACGCTCGGCATGGAATACAGCCTTACGCTTGAAGATGCTGTTTCGAAGACGCCGGAACAGGTGCTCGATGAAATCATCGACCTTTGCAAGGTGCGTTACGACAAGCTCACGAAGATTATTCCGGATGCCGACTTCCGCAATATCGAACGCCGCTTCCTCCTCATGACGATTGACCAGGTGTGGAAGGAACACTTGTATGCTATGGACCAGCTGAAGGATGCTATCCGCTTCCACGGATACGCCCAGAAGGATCCGCTGATGGTCTACAAGAACGACGGCTTCAAGATGTTCGAAAGCTGCATGGAAAAGATTGCAACGCTTACGGCTCTCCGCATTTTGAACATCCGCATCACGCTCCCGAACGGTGTGACGGTTTCTCCGGACCAGCTCCAGCTCAAGAGCCAGGAACAGATCGATGCCGAACGCAAGGCTGCTGAAGAAGCCGCCGCTGCCGCAGGTAACGCTGGCGATGCTAATGCAGAAAGTCATCCTGAGCAAAGCGAAGGATCCAGTGAAGGTTCTTCCGAACAGCTGAGTGCCGAAGGTGCAAAGGCCGCAGGTCTCGCCGGTCAGGCAGCTTCTTCTGAAACGAACGCCCTTTCTGAAGATCAGCAGGCACAGCCGATGCCGCAGAGCGCACTCCCGGGCACTCGCCCGAACCGCTCCGCTGCCGCTAACGCCGCCCTTGCTGCCGCTGTGAAGCGCGCCCAGCAGCAGGCTGGTGCAAAGCTCGGCCGCAATGACCTCTGCTGGTGTGGTTCTGGCCTCAAGTACAAGAAGTGCCACGGCAAGGACGTTGAATAA
- a CDS encoding nuclease-related domain-containing protein — translation MLLFIIAIIIITLITLFNFMCAKPNDSAAYVPPKLSGNQPFPIQRKIKENQEEYDKKILASPFNVNDWLSIHPGNDKLGPYGEFLTTKKAVNACKETTTYFKILNNLYINTDKGSTEIDVLMIHETGIYVFESKNFSGQIYGEYKQKKWLQYLGNERNHFYNPIWQNEGHIDALKSVLGNELPYISIIVFSERCELKEIPDNKTDMIILNRYSLESKLVHEFNQRNKDITIEQVDEIYDRMKNFANGDIYKNSELDPFS, via the coding sequence ATGCTGTTATTCATTATCGCAATCATCATAATTACTCTTATTACTCTGTTCAATTTTATGTGTGCAAAGCCGAATGACTCTGCCGCCTATGTTCCACCCAAACTCAGCGGCAATCAACCATTCCCCATACAACGAAAAATCAAAGAAAATCAAGAAGAATACGACAAGAAAATTCTTGCAAGCCCATTCAACGTAAACGACTGGCTCAGCATACATCCCGGTAACGATAAACTTGGCCCCTATGGAGAGTTTCTAACAACAAAGAAAGCCGTTAATGCCTGCAAAGAAACAACAACCTATTTTAAGATTTTAAATAACCTGTACATAAATACGGATAAAGGCTCTACAGAAATTGATGTTCTCATGATTCACGAAACTGGAATCTACGTATTCGAAAGCAAAAATTTCAGTGGACAAATTTATGGAGAATACAAACAAAAAAAATGGTTGCAATATTTAGGCAATGAACGTAACCATTTCTACAATCCAATTTGGCAGAATGAAGGACATATCGATGCATTAAAATCAGTACTTGGAAACGAATTACCCTATATTTCAATTATCGTTTTCAGCGAAAGATGCGAACTTAAAGAAATTCCTGATAATAAAACCGATATGATTATTTTAAATCGATATTCTCTGGAAAGTAAACTTGTCCATGAATTTAATCAACGAAATAAAGATATAACTATTGAACAAGTTGATGAAATTTACGACAGGATGAAAAATTTTGCAAATGGAGATATATACAAGAATTCAGAGTTAGATCCATTTAGCTAA
- a CDS encoding DUF4328 domain-containing protein — protein MKAIFVIFILYFFWSSPVNAILSGASDSTMTASLLIRFILGAVFSLGMLFVLFAFFVCFISWLHRAVANLRVISVTDFSPMGAVLLTCIPFVGFILHFWIFNDMAERQEDCMQERGLLKKRFPKKFLIGWLLASVGCSILMFLGIGESSGSSVRDLLENILTVVCIGLYIQCFTFYIAQERELFNVHTETLFRKRVDEIIREREIERAADQLRDKQ, from the coding sequence ATGAAAGCGATCTTTGTAATTTTCATCCTGTATTTCTTTTGGAGTTCGCCAGTCAACGCTATTCTTTCGGGAGCGAGTGATAGCACGATGACGGCCTCACTTTTGATTCGTTTTATTTTGGGCGCTGTATTCAGTTTGGGAATGCTTTTTGTCTTGTTTGCATTTTTTGTCTGTTTTATTTCGTGGCTGCATCGTGCGGTTGCAAACTTGCGTGTTATTTCGGTAACCGACTTCTCGCCCATGGGTGCGGTCCTCCTTACCTGCATTCCATTTGTCGGTTTCATTTTGCATTTCTGGATTTTCAACGATATGGCCGAACGTCAAGAAGACTGCATGCAGGAGCGCGGTCTCTTGAAGAAAAGGTTCCCGAAGAAATTTTTAATCGGATGGCTACTTGCCTCGGTTGGCTGCTCCATATTGATGTTTTTGGGAATCGGCGAATCCTCGGGTTCTTCTGTTCGCGATTTGCTCGAAAACATTTTGACCGTCGTCTGTATCGGACTCTACATCCAGTGTTTCACTTTTTATATTGCACAAGAACGTGAACTTTTCAATGTTCACACAGAAACGCTTTTCCGCAAGCGTGTTGATGAAATTATCCGCGAGCGCGAAATTGAACGTGCCGCCGACCAGCTTAGGGATAAACAATAA
- a CDS encoding iron-containing alcohol dehydrogenase family protein yields MRFYVPTDIYVEKECVKNHAKELLAVGKRALIVTGHSSAKANGSLNDVTEVLNAGGVAYQIFDEVEENPSTDTVGKGAKIAREFGAEFIIGIGGGSAIDAAKAMAILLVNPELDADELHKAPSHPLNHAPVVAVPTTCGTGSEATPVAIITNHKINLKKSIPHRIFPVLALVDGKYLASAKKQLIVNTAVDALAHMVESILNVHSNMLNRMCPEYGLKLWGECKEALLASENDATKNDSGNAAAQKATQDAAPIDASLYEKFMLTSTIAGMSIAMTSTAVPHGMSYDLTLSKGTPHGPAVGYFLAAYVEVCQKKVPADVEKILSLLGLKNIEEFAAMLRKLIGTCTVTRELRDKFATAMKTNHSKLDLVPGGITPDEVEYIYDKSLVVK; encoded by the coding sequence ATGCGATTTTACGTACCTACCGATATTTACGTTGAAAAGGAATGCGTGAAAAACCACGCGAAAGAATTGCTCGCCGTCGGGAAGCGCGCACTCATCGTTACCGGACACAGCTCTGCTAAAGCTAACGGTTCCTTGAACGACGTGACTGAAGTCCTGAACGCTGGGGGAGTCGCCTACCAGATCTTTGATGAAGTCGAAGAAAACCCGTCCACCGATACCGTAGGGAAAGGCGCAAAAATCGCCCGAGAATTCGGTGCCGAATTTATCATCGGCATTGGGGGAGGTTCTGCCATCGATGCTGCAAAAGCCATGGCAATCCTCCTCGTAAATCCGGAATTGGATGCTGATGAACTACACAAAGCGCCGAGTCATCCGCTTAACCACGCGCCCGTTGTCGCCGTGCCGACAACTTGTGGAACAGGCTCCGAAGCAACGCCGGTCGCCATCATCACGAACCACAAAATCAATTTAAAAAAAAGCATCCCGCACAGGATTTTCCCGGTGCTCGCACTCGTTGACGGAAAATATCTCGCCTCTGCCAAAAAGCAGCTGATTGTGAACACTGCCGTCGATGCGCTCGCGCACATGGTCGAAAGCATTTTGAACGTTCACTCGAACATGCTCAACCGCATGTGCCCCGAATACGGCCTCAAGCTCTGGGGAGAATGCAAAGAAGCGCTCCTCGCCTCTGAAAATGATGCTACGAAAAATGATTCGGGAAATGCCGCTGCGCAAAAAGCGACACAAGATGCCGCGCCCATCGATGCAAGTTTGTACGAAAAGTTCATGCTCACCTCGACAATTGCCGGCATGTCCATCGCCATGACAAGCACTGCCGTACCGCACGGCATGAGCTATGACCTTACGCTCAGCAAAGGCACGCCGCACGGCCCCGCCGTAGGCTACTTCCTCGCCGCCTACGTCGAAGTCTGCCAAAAGAAAGTTCCGGCCGATGTCGAAAAAATCCTCTCGCTGTTGGGACTCAAAAACATCGAAGAATTTGCAGCAATGCTCCGCAAACTCATCGGCACATGCACCGTCACACGCGAATTGCGTGACAAGTTCGCCACCGCGATGAAAACAAATCACTCCAAACTTGACCTCGTTCCCGGCGGCATCACCCCCGACGAAGTCGAGTACATCTACGATAAATCGCTAGTGGTGAAGTAG